The following coding sequences are from one Pseudonocardia sp. EC080619-01 window:
- a CDS encoding class I SAM-dependent methyltransferase, whose product MRCRSCRGEQGGIVLDLGEQPPWDSMPPAATPLPDPVSPLRMWLCRSCGLAQLEAGADVGEEILGVEPRAVAEQSDRAVERLVREGLVRPGDRVVEYGSPHGESWLPRLTGRGMTDAGHAAPPGTADLVVDFYGLLHEPDQDAALRRRAGVLAPGGTLALQLLSLGTVLRDGQWYDLRHGHYAYWSLPALDTALRRYGLAVHRAWRYPLSGGTLLVTARAGATPDTGTRRLLREEDEQGVTTPGGLAGLQRSADRAHDLWGWLDAERRAGRTVAAYGAASRAVPVMCHAGLDAGLLAAVGDASPTKQGRRMPGTDIPIVSPAELAALRPDRVVLFLAELADEVRAALPEIEAAGGRWVVLDPVPRLVKPVPGVFAG is encoded by the coding sequence ATGCGCTGTCGCTCCTGCCGCGGTGAGCAGGGTGGGATCGTCCTGGACCTGGGCGAACAGCCCCCGTGGGACAGCATGCCGCCGGCCGCCACGCCGCTGCCCGATCCCGTATCGCCGTTGCGGATGTGGCTGTGCCGTTCCTGCGGACTGGCTCAGCTCGAGGCCGGTGCGGACGTGGGCGAGGAGATTCTCGGCGTCGAACCGCGGGCGGTCGCCGAGCAGAGCGACCGCGCCGTGGAGCGGCTGGTCCGGGAGGGACTGGTCCGGCCGGGCGATCGGGTCGTCGAGTACGGCAGCCCGCACGGCGAGTCGTGGCTGCCGCGCCTGACGGGGCGCGGGATGACGGACGCCGGGCACGCCGCCCCGCCGGGTACCGCCGACCTCGTCGTCGACTTCTACGGACTGCTGCACGAGCCCGACCAGGACGCCGCGTTGCGCCGCCGGGCCGGGGTGCTCGCGCCGGGTGGGACGCTCGCCCTGCAGCTGCTGTCGCTGGGCACCGTCCTGCGTGACGGCCAGTGGTACGACCTGCGGCACGGCCACTACGCGTACTGGTCGCTGCCCGCGCTGGACACCGCGCTGCGCCGGTACGGCCTGGCCGTGCACCGGGCCTGGCGGTACCCGCTGTCCGGCGGGACGCTCCTGGTGACAGCCCGGGCCGGTGCGACGCCGGACACCGGGACCCGGCGCCTGCTCCGCGAGGAGGACGAGCAGGGCGTCACCACCCCGGGCGGGCTCGCCGGGCTGCAGCGGTCCGCCGACCGGGCCCACGACCTGTGGGGGTGGCTGGACGCGGAGCGGCGGGCCGGGCGCACCGTGGCCGCGTACGGCGCCGCGTCGAGGGCGGTGCCGGTGATGTGTCACGCGGGGCTGGACGCCGGCCTGCTGGCCGCCGTCGGCGACGCATCGCCCACCAAGCAGGGCCGCCGGATGCCCGGCACCGACATCCCGATCGTGTCCCCCGCGGAGCTGGCCGCCCTACGCCCGGACCGGGTCGTGCTCTTCCTGGCCGAGCTCGCCGACGAGGTGCGTGCGGCGCTGCCGGAGATCGAGGCGGCCGGCGGTCGCTGGGTCGTCCTCGATCCGGTCCCGCGGCTGGTCAAGCCCGTTCCGGGGGTGTTCGCCGGCTGA
- a CDS encoding BlaI/MecI/CopY family transcriptional regulator, producing the protein MRGRLGELEAVVMDVLWSGDEPLRVRDVRLRLAPERPLAYTTVMTVLDNLHRKGWVRRELDGRAYLYRPAASREEETARALRDLLDTGGDTEAVLMHFARSVSERESAVLRDALAGPDRG; encoded by the coding sequence ATGCGGGGTCGACTGGGTGAGCTCGAGGCCGTCGTGATGGACGTGCTGTGGTCCGGCGACGAGCCGCTCCGCGTCCGTGACGTCCGGCTGCGTCTGGCCCCGGAGCGTCCGCTCGCGTACACCACGGTGATGACCGTGCTCGACAACCTGCACCGCAAGGGCTGGGTGCGCCGCGAGCTCGACGGCCGTGCCTACCTCTACCGCCCCGCGGCCAGCCGCGAGGAGGAGACCGCGCGGGCACTGCGGGACCTGCTCGACACCGGCGGTGACACCGAGGCCGTCCTGATGCACTTCGCGCGCTCGGTCTCCGAACGGGAGTCCGCCGTCCTGCGCGACGCCCTGGCCGGCCCGGACCGGGGCTGA
- a CDS encoding SDR family oxidoreductase produces the protein MTLPSGRTGGTIAVVRYLVTGATGYIGGRLAPRLLGHGPEDDLTPDPASGPVQVRCLVRNPDKLADVPWAADAEIVRGDLLDPASVRAACTDVDVVYFLVHSLSDTDFAATDRRAALILGEAAREAGVKRIVYLGGLHPDDDPDELSAHLASRVEVGETLLRSGVPTVVLQAAVILGSGSASFEMLRHLTERLPVMVTPRWVHNRIQPIAVRDVLRYLIRVAEIPEELNRTFDIGGPDVLSYIEMMRRYAAVADLGRRRVLPVPVLSPALSAHWVNVVTPVPKSIAKPLIESLVHEVVCTENDIADHVPDPPGGLIGYERAVGLALARITGGEVETRWSGATVENVPSDPLPSDPDWAGGSVYLDEREQPTSASPERLWTVIEGIGGERGWYSFPLAWSVRGWMDRAVGGVGLSRGRRDPDDLHTGDALDWWRVERLVEPGGSRSPGSDLGPQEGLLRLRAEMKVPGQAWLDMSVTPRDGGSTYHQRAVFIPHGLPGYLYWWSVAPFHGIVFGGMVRNITRTAERSGDDGDVPASRRPAWLRSRARRADRAA, from the coding sequence GTGACCCTGCCGTCCGGGCGCACCGGTGGCACGATCGCCGTCGTGCGTTATCTCGTCACGGGAGCGACCGGTTACATCGGCGGGCGCCTCGCGCCCCGGCTGCTCGGGCACGGTCCCGAGGACGACCTGACCCCGGATCCGGCGTCCGGTCCGGTGCAGGTGCGGTGCCTGGTCCGGAACCCGGACAAGCTGGCCGACGTGCCCTGGGCGGCCGACGCCGAGATCGTCCGGGGGGACCTGCTCGATCCGGCGAGCGTGCGTGCCGCGTGCACCGACGTCGACGTCGTCTACTTCCTCGTGCACTCGCTGTCCGACACCGACTTCGCCGCCACCGACCGGCGGGCGGCGCTGATCCTCGGCGAGGCCGCACGCGAGGCCGGGGTGAAGCGGATCGTCTACCTGGGCGGCCTGCACCCCGACGACGATCCGGACGAGCTGTCGGCGCACCTGGCGTCCCGGGTGGAGGTGGGGGAGACCCTGCTGCGGTCCGGGGTGCCGACGGTCGTCCTGCAGGCCGCGGTGATCCTCGGGTCCGGCTCGGCGAGCTTCGAGATGCTGCGCCACCTGACCGAGCGGCTGCCGGTGATGGTCACCCCCCGCTGGGTCCACAACCGCATCCAGCCGATCGCGGTGCGGGACGTGCTGCGCTACCTGATCCGGGTCGCGGAGATCCCGGAGGAGCTGAACCGGACCTTCGACATCGGCGGTCCGGACGTCCTGTCCTACATCGAGATGATGCGCCGTTACGCCGCCGTCGCCGACCTGGGCAGGCGCCGGGTGCTGCCGGTGCCGGTGCTGTCGCCCGCGCTGTCGGCCCACTGGGTGAACGTCGTGACCCCGGTGCCGAAGTCCATCGCGAAGCCGCTCATCGAGTCACTGGTGCACGAGGTCGTCTGCACCGAGAACGACATCGCCGACCACGTGCCGGATCCGCCCGGTGGGCTGATCGGCTACGAGCGGGCCGTCGGGCTCGCCCTCGCCCGGATCACCGGCGGCGAGGTGGAGACCCGCTGGTCCGGCGCGACGGTGGAGAACGTGCCGTCCGATCCGCTTCCGAGCGACCCGGACTGGGCCGGGGGCAGCGTCTACCTCGACGAGCGCGAGCAGCCGACGTCCGCGTCACCGGAGCGCTTGTGGACGGTCATCGAGGGCATCGGGGGTGAGCGGGGCTGGTACTCGTTCCCGCTGGCCTGGTCGGTGCGTGGCTGGATGGACCGGGCCGTCGGAGGGGTCGGGCTGTCCCGCGGCCGGCGCGACCCGGACGACCTGCACACCGGCGACGCCCTGGACTGGTGGCGGGTCGAGCGGCTGGTCGAGCCGGGTGGGAGCCGCTCGCCCGGCAGCGACCTCGGACCACAGGAGGGGCTCCTGCGGCTGCGCGCCGAGATGAAGGTGCCCGGACAGGCGTGGCTGGACATGTCGGTGACCCCGCGCGACGGCGGCTCCACCTACCACCAGCGGGCCGTCTTCATCCCGCACGGGCTCCCCGGCTACCTGTACTGGTGGTCGGTGGCCCCGTTCCACGGGATCGTGTTCGGCGGGATGGTCCGCAACATCACCCGGACCGCCGAACGTTCCGGTGACGACGGCGACGTCCCCGCGAGCAGGCGGCCGGCCTGGCTGCGCTCCCGGGCCCGGCGCGCGGACCGCGCCGCCTGA
- a CDS encoding AI-2E family transporter, translating to MDGHAASGPDGAVPTGRTAAEPPRDEDVPQRFRRPPPRSEVPSPLRIASEVCARMLVIAAGLALLIFVAVQLRVVVISVAIAVLLAALLAPLVQWLHDHRVPRSLATGLVMVGGLAALGGLLTAVVNTLVDGTSDLIGQLTISVASLQGLVDATPFDVNVEQLGTQLLQTLQDNQQTLTSGAVSTAATVGEVLAGFALCLFALIFMLYDGSRLWSFLRLLAPARRRERVDVAGRRAFASLVGYVRATVLVAIVDAIGIGLGLWITGVPLALPLTALVFVGAFVPIVGAVLTGGIAVLIALVANGIGTALVVLGVVLAVQQLESHVLQPVLMGRAVRLHPLAIALAVAAGVVIAGITGALLAVPLMAVLTAAVRSLAAPHEVAPEQVDPLLPRDANPATAPTRDA from the coding sequence GTGGACGGGCACGCGGCGAGCGGTCCCGACGGTGCCGTGCCCACCGGCCGGACGGCCGCCGAACCGCCCCGCGACGAGGACGTCCCGCAGCGCTTCCGCAGGCCCCCGCCCCGCTCCGAGGTCCCCTCCCCGCTCCGGATCGCCTCCGAGGTGTGCGCCCGGATGCTGGTGATCGCCGCCGGCCTGGCACTGCTGATCTTCGTGGCGGTCCAGCTCCGGGTGGTCGTCATCTCGGTCGCGATCGCGGTGCTGCTGGCGGCGCTGCTCGCCCCACTGGTGCAGTGGCTGCACGACCACCGCGTGCCGCGTTCCCTCGCGACCGGGCTGGTGATGGTCGGCGGGCTCGCCGCGCTCGGCGGGCTGCTCACGGCCGTCGTCAACACGCTGGTCGACGGGACGTCCGACCTGATCGGGCAGCTGACCATCAGCGTCGCGTCGCTGCAGGGCCTGGTCGACGCGACCCCGTTCGACGTGAACGTCGAGCAGCTCGGCACCCAGCTGCTGCAGACCCTGCAGGACAACCAGCAGACCCTCACCTCCGGCGCGGTGAGCACCGCGGCGACGGTCGGGGAGGTACTCGCCGGGTTCGCCCTCTGCCTGTTCGCGCTGATCTTCATGCTGTACGACGGCTCGCGCCTCTGGTCGTTCCTCCGGCTCCTGGCCCCCGCCCGGCGCCGCGAGCGGGTCGACGTCGCCGGCCGCCGCGCCTTCGCCTCGCTGGTCGGGTACGTCCGCGCGACCGTCCTGGTCGCGATCGTGGACGCGATCGGGATCGGGCTCGGGCTGTGGATCACCGGCGTACCGCTGGCCCTGCCGTTGACGGCGCTGGTGTTCGTCGGCGCGTTCGTCCCGATCGTCGGCGCGGTGCTGACCGGGGGGATCGCCGTGCTCATCGCGCTGGTCGCGAACGGGATCGGCACCGCACTCGTCGTGCTCGGGGTGGTGCTGGCCGTGCAGCAACTGGAGAGCCACGTGCTGCAACCGGTGCTGATGGGCCGGGCCGTGCGGTTGCACCCGCTCGCGATCGCCCTCGCGGTGGCGGCCGGTGTCGTCATCGCCGGGATCACCGGCGCGCTGCTCGCCGTCCCGCTGATGGCGGTGCTCACCGCGGCGGTCCGGTCCCTGGCCGCGCCGCACGAGGTCGCACCGGAGCAGGTGGACCCGCTGCTGCCACGCGACGCCAATCCGGCGACCGCCCCCACCCGTGACGCGTGA
- a CDS encoding D-arabinono-1,4-lactone oxidase has translation MSTDAAATGPRRTDRPLDEAGVVTAVRRAAERGTAVRPTGAGGRVPGPLVRTDDVLLDASALTGVVGIGADTVRVRGGETVAALCTELAASGRALATVPDAPRATVAGATGLGMAGGAPDRGSLSDQVVAVRLVDGRGTVREVTGPDLDAARCGLGALGVVTALELRTVPLRRLRVHEEATALADVLADGGLIGHAWTECDVAVHTGQAVLRWAEPEPDEDPDGEPAGRGGWGQAVSRLASSWWQSRSAWPPPQRWAPGTAGPPHEVLPDPQPWDPDLAEWAVPRAALGTVLRELGAAVAARGQELRPVRVRTGRADTGLLHPASGRDTAYLRIRTRGPAEEPVRRLACAVLEDAAGRPCWTTRHEWGPDELAVAYPGWGAFAEVRDRFDPDRRFTDPYLAAVLGS, from the coding sequence ATGAGCACCGACGCCGCGGCGACCGGCCCCCGTCGCACCGACCGCCCGCTCGACGAGGCGGGCGTGGTGACGGCGGTGCGGCGCGCCGCCGAGCGCGGCACCGCGGTGCGCCCCACCGGCGCCGGTGGCCGGGTACCCGGCCCGCTGGTCCGCACCGACGACGTGCTGCTCGACGCCTCCGCGCTGACCGGCGTCGTCGGGATCGGCGCGGACACCGTCCGGGTCCGCGGCGGCGAGACCGTCGCGGCGCTCTGCACCGAGCTGGCCGCCTCCGGGCGTGCGCTCGCCACCGTCCCCGACGCCCCCCGCGCGACGGTCGCCGGCGCCACCGGGCTCGGGATGGCCGGCGGCGCGCCGGACCGGGGCTCGCTCTCCGACCAGGTCGTCGCTGTCCGGCTGGTCGACGGTCGCGGCACCGTCCGCGAGGTAACCGGACCGGACCTCGACGCCGCGCGCTGCGGGCTCGGCGCGCTCGGGGTGGTCACCGCGCTGGAGCTGCGCACCGTCCCGCTGCGCCGGCTGCGGGTGCACGAGGAGGCGACCGCGCTCGCCGACGTCCTCGCCGACGGGGGGCTCATCGGGCACGCCTGGACCGAGTGCGACGTCGCCGTCCACACCGGACAGGCCGTGCTGCGGTGGGCCGAACCGGAGCCCGACGAGGACCCCGATGGCGAGCCCGCCGGCCGGGGCGGCTGGGGGCAGGCCGTGTCACGGCTGGCGTCGTCGTGGTGGCAGTCGCGCTCGGCGTGGCCGCCGCCGCAGCGCTGGGCCCCGGGCACCGCCGGGCCCCCGCACGAGGTGCTGCCCGACCCGCAGCCGTGGGACCCGGACCTGGCCGAGTGGGCGGTCCCGCGGGCCGCGCTCGGGACCGTGCTGCGCGAGCTCGGCGCCGCCGTTGCCGCCCGCGGGCAGGAACTGCGCCCGGTCCGGGTGCGGACCGGGCGCGCCGATACCGGCCTGCTGCACCCGGCGTCCGGCCGGGACACCGCCTACCTGCGGATCCGGACGCGCGGACCCGCGGAGGAACCCGTGCGGCGCCTCGCCTGCGCGGTGCTGGAGGACGCCGCCGGTCGCCCGTGCTGGACGACCCGCCACGAGTGGGGACCCGACGAGCTCGCCGTCGCCTACCCGGGCTGGGGGGCGTTCGCCGAGGTCCGCGACCGGTTCGACCCGGACCGCCGGTTCACCGACCCGTACCTCGCCGCGGTACTCGGGTCCTGA
- a CDS encoding NYN domain-containing protein — protein sequence MSSGAGQDGRGVPTGPLERVLLVWDAPNMDMSLGSLLGARPTSAYRPRFDAVGRWLLDLAGTEAEAEACVFTNVAPGSIEIVRPWVEALRNVGFAVFAKPKTSDDSDVDDDMLAHIDLRSGEGRLRHVVVASGDGRAFKDPLEKLVEGGTDVTVIGFREYAGFAQASEVISFLDLEDMDGVFREPLPRVSLDTLPDEGAWLPPFRSLRSLLERR from the coding sequence ATGAGCAGCGGCGCGGGGCAAGACGGACGGGGCGTGCCGACGGGGCCGCTGGAGCGGGTCCTGCTGGTCTGGGACGCCCCGAACATGGACATGAGCCTCGGCTCGCTGCTCGGCGCCCGTCCGACCTCGGCCTACCGCCCGCGGTTCGACGCCGTCGGCCGCTGGCTGCTCGATCTCGCGGGCACCGAGGCCGAGGCCGAGGCGTGCGTGTTCACCAACGTCGCCCCGGGCAGCATCGAGATCGTCCGCCCGTGGGTGGAGGCGCTGCGGAACGTCGGGTTCGCGGTCTTCGCCAAGCCGAAGACCAGCGACGACTCCGACGTCGACGACGACATGCTCGCCCACATCGACCTCCGGTCGGGCGAGGGGCGGCTGCGCCACGTCGTCGTCGCCTCCGGGGACGGACGTGCGTTCAAGGACCCCCTCGAGAAGCTCGTCGAGGGCGGCACCGACGTCACGGTGATCGGCTTCCGGGAGTACGCCGGGTTCGCCCAGGCGTCCGAGGTCATCTCGTTCCTCGACCTCGAGGACATGGACGGGGTGTTCCGCGAGCCGCTGCCGCGGGTCTCCCTGGACACGCTGCCCGACGAGGGCGCCTGGCTGCCGCCGTTCCGCTCGCTGCGCTCGCTGCTCGAGCGGCGCTGA
- the paaI gene encoding hydroxyphenylacetyl-CoA thioesterase PaaI, with protein sequence MSETGTTDPQRTAEESAAAMRAADHAARAAGVEIVDVGPGRAVATMTVSGEHANGHGVCHGGYLFLLADSAMAYACNAYGVSALATGADIAFLRPAATGEVLTAEAVERSLAGRSGLYDVTVRTGDGTVVAEFRGRTRLVPGLAAPPPVSG encoded by the coding sequence GTGAGCGAGACGGGAACCACGGATCCGCAGCGGACCGCCGAGGAGTCGGCCGCGGCCATGCGCGCCGCGGACCACGCCGCACGGGCGGCGGGCGTCGAGATCGTCGACGTCGGGCCGGGCCGGGCGGTCGCCACGATGACGGTCTCCGGCGAGCACGCGAACGGCCACGGCGTCTGCCACGGCGGCTACCTCTTCCTGCTGGCCGACTCGGCGATGGCGTACGCCTGCAACGCCTACGGGGTGTCCGCGCTCGCGACCGGAGCGGACATCGCGTTCCTGCGGCCGGCAGCTACCGGCGAGGTGCTCACCGCCGAGGCGGTCGAGCGGTCGCTCGCGGGACGGTCCGGGCTCTACGACGTCACCGTCCGGACCGGGGACGGCACCGTCGTCGCGGAGTTCCGCGGACGGACGCGGCTCGTGCCGGGGTTGGCGGCTCCGCCGCCCGTGAGTGGTTGA
- the trmB gene encoding tRNA (guanosine(46)-N7)-methyltransferase TrmB: MPEQATDPRDTRIRSYVHQRVRLSDGQESAWRRLWPVWGGEIGEIVGSGTWDPHAAFGRTAPVLLEIGSGMGETTALLAAAEPGIDHVAVEVYEPGLAQLLMRVEQGGLANQRLLRGDAVELLQHAVAPRSLDGLRIFFPDPWPKRRHHKRRLIQPEFVQLAVSRLVPGGLLHLATDWPHYAEQMRRVVAAEPDLRPDDAFPVGPDGWQARPGWRPVTKFEDRAQEEGRPVRDLLYVADHGNAPDDIPRVTDYGRDIPRDVSPLE, from the coding sequence GTGCCTGAGCAGGCCACCGACCCCCGCGACACCCGGATCCGCTCCTACGTCCACCAGCGCGTCCGGCTCTCCGACGGCCAGGAGTCGGCCTGGCGCCGGCTGTGGCCGGTGTGGGGCGGGGAGATCGGCGAGATCGTCGGCTCCGGCACCTGGGACCCGCACGCCGCCTTCGGCCGCACCGCGCCGGTGCTGCTGGAGATCGGCTCCGGGATGGGGGAGACGACGGCGCTGCTGGCCGCGGCCGAGCCCGGGATCGACCACGTCGCGGTCGAGGTCTACGAGCCGGGGCTGGCCCAGCTGCTCATGCGCGTCGAGCAGGGCGGACTGGCCAACCAGCGGCTGCTGCGTGGCGACGCCGTCGAACTCCTGCAGCACGCGGTGGCGCCCCGGTCGCTGGACGGACTGCGGATCTTCTTCCCGGACCCGTGGCCGAAGCGGCGCCACCACAAGCGGCGGCTGATCCAGCCGGAGTTCGTCCAGCTGGCCGTGTCGCGGCTGGTCCCCGGTGGGCTGCTGCACCTGGCCACCGACTGGCCGCACTACGCCGAGCAGATGCGCCGGGTGGTCGCAGCGGAGCCGGACCTGCGTCCGGACGACGCCTTCCCGGTGGGCCCGGACGGCTGGCAGGCCAGGCCCGGCTGGCGTCCGGTCACGAAGTTCGAGGACCGGGCACAGGAGGAGGGGCGCCCCGTCCGTGACCTCCTCTACGTCGCTGATCACGGAAACGCCCCCGATGACATACCCAGAGTGACCGACTACGGTCGTGACATCCCCCGAGATGTATCCCCGCTCGAGTGA
- a CDS encoding glycosyltransferase family 2 protein produces the protein MSALPTASVVVCVYTEKRWFDIKAAVESVEAQEVRPVETIVVVDHNDRLLERAEQEFGPRGVVVVANERTQGLSGARNTAVELASGEVVVFLDDDASARPGWLAALLAPYADPDVVGVGGIAHPKWPDGRPRTLPGATPGDRDATGELDWVVGCTYTGQPTERAEMRNLMGCNMSLRSEVFKRVGGFAEDMGRIGKNPLGCEETELCIRARQAYTADGRNPRILFEPRAAVDHRVSDDRVSWKYLLRRGWAEGISKAAVSKVVGTGDSLSTESSYTMKVLPKGVVREARDRNPASAAAIVACFGVTAAGYVRGRLPGATAHVRLPAAGRNDPGA, from the coding sequence GTGAGCGCCCTGCCGACCGCCAGTGTCGTCGTCTGCGTCTACACCGAGAAGCGCTGGTTCGACATCAAGGCCGCCGTCGAGTCGGTCGAGGCCCAGGAGGTCCGGCCGGTCGAGACGATCGTGGTTGTCGACCACAACGACCGGCTGCTCGAGCGCGCCGAGCAGGAGTTCGGGCCGCGCGGCGTCGTCGTCGTGGCGAACGAACGCACCCAGGGCCTGTCCGGCGCGCGGAACACCGCGGTCGAACTGGCCTCCGGCGAGGTCGTCGTCTTCCTCGACGACGACGCGTCGGCCCGCCCGGGCTGGCTGGCCGCGCTGCTCGCGCCCTACGCCGACCCGGACGTCGTCGGGGTCGGCGGGATCGCGCACCCGAAGTGGCCCGACGGGCGTCCGCGCACGCTCCCCGGCGCCACGCCGGGCGACCGCGACGCGACCGGCGAGCTGGACTGGGTCGTCGGCTGCACCTACACCGGCCAGCCCACCGAGCGCGCCGAGATGCGCAACCTCATGGGCTGCAACATGTCGCTGCGCTCCGAGGTGTTCAAGCGGGTCGGCGGCTTCGCCGAGGACATGGGCCGGATCGGGAAGAACCCGCTGGGCTGCGAGGAGACCGAGCTCTGCATCCGGGCCCGGCAGGCCTACACCGCCGACGGCCGGAACCCCCGGATCCTGTTCGAGCCGAGGGCCGCGGTCGACCACCGCGTGTCCGACGACCGGGTCTCCTGGAAGTACCTGCTGCGCCGCGGCTGGGCCGAGGGCATCTCGAAGGCGGCCGTCTCCAAGGTCGTCGGCACCGGTGACTCGCTGTCCACCGAGAGCAGCTACACCATGAAGGTGCTGCCCAAGGGCGTGGTCCGCGAGGCACGTGACCGCAACCCCGCCTCGGCGGCCGCGATCGTCGCCTGCTTCGGCGTGACCGCCGCGGGCTACGTGCGCGGCCGGCTGCCCGGCGCGACCGCGCACGTGCGGCTGCCCGCCGCCGGCCGGAACGACCCCGGTGCCTGA
- a CDS encoding glycosyltransferase family 2 protein, giving the protein MSAVTPARPAVTPESSAPARPGHQTGTGVGQTPLPATPARPHGGSRPPQPEGPEGFRRPRPRPAPRRSANPAVSVIVPTRNEARNLEIVLPAIAAVRPAVHEVIVVDGNSTDNTVAVARRTLPWSRVITQTRKGKGNAMACGFTAATGDVIVMFDADGSADPNEIPAFVDALVNGADFAKGSRFCKGGGSDDITLLRKSGNAGLNTVANRLFGTRYSDLCYGYNAFWADLIPQLELPDPAAPQPEDGSMLWGDGFEIETVLNCRVAAAELKITEVPSVERERMFGETNLRTFADGTRVLRTLMAEHRRMEQRRKSSGYAR; this is encoded by the coding sequence GTGAGCGCCGTTACGCCCGCCCGCCCGGCCGTCACGCCCGAGTCGAGCGCGCCCGCGCGCCCGGGGCACCAGACCGGCACCGGAGTGGGACAGACGCCCCTCCCGGCGACCCCTGCCCGGCCCCACGGCGGTTCCCGGCCCCCGCAGCCGGAGGGCCCCGAGGGCTTCCGGCGCCCGCGGCCCCGTCCGGCCCCGCGCCGCAGCGCGAACCCGGCCGTCTCGGTGATCGTGCCGACCCGCAACGAGGCGCGGAACCTGGAGATCGTGCTGCCGGCCATCGCCGCGGTGCGCCCGGCCGTGCACGAGGTCATCGTGGTCGACGGCAACTCGACCGACAACACGGTCGCCGTCGCCCGGCGCACGCTGCCCTGGTCCCGCGTGATCACCCAGACCCGCAAGGGCAAGGGCAACGCGATGGCCTGCGGATTCACCGCCGCGACCGGTGACGTCATCGTCATGTTCGACGCCGACGGCTCGGCCGACCCGAACGAGATCCCGGCCTTCGTCGACGCGCTGGTGAACGGCGCCGACTTCGCCAAGGGCAGCCGGTTCTGCAAGGGCGGCGGCTCGGACGACATCACGCTGCTGCGCAAGTCCGGCAACGCCGGGCTGAACACCGTCGCGAACCGGCTGTTCGGCACCCGCTACTCCGACCTCTGCTACGGCTACAACGCCTTCTGGGCCGACCTGATCCCGCAGCTGGAGCTGCCGGACCCGGCCGCCCCGCAGCCGGAGGACGGCTCGATGCTCTGGGGCGACGGCTTCGAGATCGAGACCGTCCTGAACTGCCGGGTCGCCGCGGCCGAGCTGAAGATCACCGAGGTGCCGTCCGTCGAGCGTGAGCGCATGTTCGGCGAGACCAACCTGCGGACCTTCGCCGACGGCACCCGGGTGCTGCGTACCCTGATGGCCGAGCACCGTCGCATGGAGCAGCGCCGCAAGTCCTCGGGCTACGCCCGCTGA